The sequence below is a genomic window from Limnochordia bacterium.
TGTGCAAAGCCATGATAAAAGCAAGGCTAGCACCTAGCTTGATTTCTGCGCTAAACCCGGCGCCAATAGCAAAACCTTCGGGGATATTGTGCATGGCGATACTGATACCAAGTAAAATGCCTACTTTTTTAAAGTGACAGTCTTTGCTGTCAGAACTATAATGGATATGGGGTAAGAGATAATCCAAGGACAAAATTAGTGCCATCCCTGCGATGATGCCGAAGAAGGAACTGCTGATAAACCCTGTGGCAAGGGCCTCAGGGATCAGGTCGAGGAATGTTATCGAAAGCATAATGCCACCGGATAACCCTAAAAAAAGCCCCGTTAGCCGATTGGAAGGACGGGGTATTAGTGCAACTAAAAAGCCTCCGCCTGCGGTACCAATTACGCCAGCGAAAGTTGCTATGGCTACTACATTTAGTAGGGAATGCATTTCAAGACCCACCTGCCTGCTACATAGTATCTACTGCTAATCCAAGTATGATTCTATCATACCTGTGATAGTTATTGTCCATCCCGGTGCACAGGAATCCATTGTTAACTGTGAAGGAGCATAATCAAGCTAAATAGCAAAAAACCCATTCTAGAAGGGACAACTACACATAAACCGACATTGCGGCGGGTTGCTCTAAGCTTCTAAACGTGATACATTAAAGAACGTCGCCCAGATGCGCTTGGCGCAACGGCGGCATCAGCACTTTGACAACTGAACAGTATACGAAAAGCGAGAAGCCTTGAGATTTAAATTAAGCTAAGGATTTAGCTCAAAGTAGATCCTAGGGTGCTTCGGCACTTTAGATAAATTTAACGGAGAGTTTGATCCTGGCTCAGG
It includes:
- a CDS encoding ZIP family metal transporter; its protein translation is MHSLLNVVAIATFAGVIGTAGGGFLVALIPRPSNRLTGLFLGLSGGIMLSITFLDLIPEALATGFISSSFFGIIAGMALILSLDYLLPHIHYSSDSKDCHFKKVGILLGISIAMHNIPEGFAIGAGFSAEIKLGASLAFIMALHNLPEGLAMGTMLKCSNTTPGSIIAATALAGLPTGIGALGGHLLGDISAASLAWALGLAAGAMLYITFSELLPDAYSLGERSSASKGIILGVLVALVLTITL